One genomic segment of Brevibacillus laterosporus LMG 15441 includes these proteins:
- a CDS encoding DUF3050 domain-containing protein, whose product MTTLMSMPKVDVVRQQLISHPISIAMQTPESVRTFMEHHVFAVWDFMSLLKRLQLDVTCTSVPWLPAPHAAYARFINEIVLGEETDEDGNGGFTSHFELYLQAMKEVGADTSKIEHFLGLLEKGTSPDEALALCNAPDSVQRFVKQTLHLAKEGGTHEVCAAFFFGREDIIPDMFQVLVQELTSKGEAPACLLYYLNRHIELDGDEHGPLAEKLLASLCKEDAQKWKEAEATAIQSLTSRISLWDGVLADIQK is encoded by the coding sequence ATGACAACACTTATGTCCATGCCAAAGGTTGACGTGGTTCGCCAACAACTGATTTCTCATCCAATTTCGATTGCTATGCAGACACCGGAAAGCGTTCGTACCTTTATGGAACACCATGTGTTCGCTGTATGGGATTTTATGAGTTTATTAAAACGTTTACAATTAGATGTAACTTGCACAAGTGTACCTTGGCTTCCTGCTCCTCATGCTGCATATGCTCGTTTCATTAATGAAATTGTACTCGGAGAAGAAACTGATGAAGATGGCAATGGCGGCTTTACCAGTCACTTTGAGCTGTACTTGCAGGCTATGAAGGAAGTAGGGGCTGATACATCTAAGATCGAGCATTTTCTGGGGCTGCTAGAAAAGGGTACCTCTCCTGATGAAGCTCTAGCATTATGCAACGCTCCTGACAGTGTACAGCGTTTTGTAAAACAAACTCTTCACTTGGCTAAAGAGGGGGGAACCCACGAGGTTTGTGCTGCCTTTTTCTTTGGTCGTGAAGATATTATACCAGACATGTTTCAGGTACTTGTACAGGAATTGACCTCCAAAGGAGAAGCTCCTGCTTGCCTGTTGTATTATCTAAATCGTCACATTGAGCTAGATGGAGATGAACATGGACCTTTAGCTGAAAAACTTCTTGCTTCTCTTTGTAAAGAAGATGCCCAAAAATGGAAAGAAGCAGAAGCAACAGCTATTCAATCCCTTACCAGCCGCATTTCCTTATGGGATGGTGTTCTAGCAGATATTCAAAAATAA
- the tkt gene encoding transketolase, translating to MTTQQMNVDQLAINTIRTLSIDAIEKANSGHPGMPMGSAPMAHVLWSRFMKVSPKNPSWIDRDRFVLSAGHGSMLLYSMLHLMDYGVSMDDLRNFRQWGSKTPGHPEFGHTPGVDATTGPLGQGIAMAVGMAMAERHLAATYNKDNYELINHFTYVICGDGDLMEGVSSEASSLAAHLKLGKMIVLYDSNDICLDGDLSQSFTEDVAARYKAYGWQYIRVEDGNNVDAIEKALAEARTDLERPTLIEVKTTIGFGSPNKGGSSASHGAPLGTDEVVLTKQTYAWEHEAFHVPQEVKEYYATLVEAGQKKEAEWDELLAAYEKAYPELAAQFKQVSNGEVSKDFDADLPTYEIGSKLATRAASGNAINGLAKRMPNLIGGSADLAHSNNTLIKGAKDFLPGSYEGRNLWFGVREFAMGAALNGMMLHGGVKAFGGTFFVFSDYVRPAVRLSALMKLPTTYVFTHDSIAVGEDGPTHEPIEHLAAFRAMPNLTVLRPADAHETNEAWRYAAMSKDEPIVLALTRQNLPIYQETKDLAREGLAKGAYVLKEASNGEPQVVLIATGSEVSLCMEAREKLEADGIPTRVVSMPSFNLFDRQSKEYRDSVIPPHVKARVGVEMGSPLGWERYTGDHGAIIAINQFGASAPGEIIMKEYGFTVENVVKTAQSLVK from the coding sequence ATGACTACTCAACAAATGAATGTAGATCAATTGGCAATCAATACTATTCGTACACTATCAATCGATGCTATTGAAAAGGCGAATTCTGGACATCCAGGAATGCCAATGGGATCGGCGCCTATGGCACACGTGTTGTGGAGCCGTTTTATGAAAGTAAGCCCGAAAAATCCATCATGGATTGATCGTGATCGCTTTGTATTATCTGCTGGTCACGGTTCTATGCTGTTGTACTCTATGCTACATCTCATGGATTATGGCGTAAGCATGGATGACTTGCGTAACTTCCGCCAATGGGGAAGCAAAACGCCTGGTCACCCTGAATTCGGCCACACTCCTGGTGTAGATGCAACAACAGGCCCATTGGGACAAGGAATTGCGATGGCTGTTGGTATGGCTATGGCTGAGAGACATTTGGCCGCAACATACAACAAAGATAACTATGAACTAATTAATCATTTTACATATGTTATCTGTGGAGATGGAGACTTGATGGAAGGCGTTTCTTCTGAAGCTTCTTCTCTAGCTGCTCATCTTAAACTAGGTAAAATGATTGTTCTTTATGATTCTAATGATATTTGTCTAGATGGCGATCTAAGCCAATCCTTCACAGAAGATGTAGCTGCACGTTACAAAGCGTACGGCTGGCAATATATCCGTGTAGAAGATGGAAACAATGTGGATGCTATCGAAAAGGCTTTGGCTGAAGCACGTACAGATTTGGAGCGTCCAACACTGATTGAAGTGAAAACAACAATTGGTTTCGGTTCTCCAAATAAAGGCGGGAGCAGTGCCAGCCACGGTGCCCCACTTGGTACAGATGAGGTTGTTTTAACAAAACAAACCTATGCATGGGAGCATGAAGCATTCCACGTGCCACAAGAGGTAAAAGAGTACTACGCTACTCTAGTAGAGGCAGGTCAAAAGAAGGAAGCAGAATGGGATGAGCTGCTAGCAGCTTATGAAAAAGCTTATCCGGAACTAGCTGCACAATTTAAACAAGTAAGTAATGGAGAGGTATCCAAAGATTTTGATGCTGATCTACCGACTTATGAAATTGGCAGTAAGCTAGCGACTCGCGCGGCTTCCGGTAATGCAATCAATGGATTGGCAAAACGTATGCCTAACTTAATTGGTGGCTCCGCTGACTTGGCACACTCTAACAACACGCTAATTAAAGGTGCTAAAGACTTCTTGCCGGGTTCTTATGAAGGTCGCAATCTTTGGTTTGGTGTTCGTGAATTCGCTATGGGAGCGGCTCTAAATGGAATGATGTTGCACGGTGGTGTAAAAGCTTTCGGCGGTACGTTCTTCGTATTCTCCGACTATGTTCGTCCGGCAGTGCGTCTATCTGCTCTTATGAAGCTGCCTACCACATATGTATTTACTCATGACTCTATTGCAGTTGGGGAAGATGGACCAACTCATGAACCGATTGAGCATCTAGCTGCCTTCCGTGCTATGCCGAACCTAACTGTGTTGCGTCCAGCTGATGCGCATGAAACAAACGAAGCTTGGCGTTATGCGGCTATGAGCAAAGACGAGCCTATTGTACTAGCTTTAACTCGTCAAAACCTGCCTATCTACCAAGAGACCAAAGACTTGGCTCGCGAAGGTTTAGCAAAAGGTGCTTATGTTCTAAAAGAGGCATCTAATGGTGAGCCTCAGGTTGTATTGATTGCGACCGGCTCCGAGGTATCTCTGTGCATGGAAGCTCGTGAAAAACTAGAAGCAGACGGCATTCCAACACGTGTCGTAAGCATGCCTAGCTTTAATCTATTTGATCGTCAATCTAAAGAGTACCGTGACTCTGTGATTCCTCCGCATGTTAAAGCACGCGTTGGCGTAGAGATGGGTTCTCCACTAGGTTGGGAGCGCTACACAGGTGACCATGGAGCAATTATTGCTATTAACCAATTCGGTGCTTCTGCTCCTGGCGAGATTATCATGAAAGAATACGGCTTTACTGTTGAAAATGTCGTGAAAACAGCACAAAGCTTAGTAAAATAA
- a CDS encoding AEC family transporter, with amino-acid sequence MVRKQQTAQALPILSLSMLVKLFLYPVIVAGLLWSFHLATEISQVTLVMAAMPTMTLASMLFAKYAADEDLGAMATVSSTIISFVTIPLVVMLGQFILSVSLF; translated from the coding sequence TTGGTACGTAAACAACAAACAGCACAAGCACTCCCCATTTTAAGTTTGTCTATGCTTGTTAAGCTTTTCTTGTATCCAGTCATTGTTGCTGGTTTGCTTTGGAGCTTTCACTTAGCGACAGAGATTAGCCAAGTTACTTTAGTGATGGCAGCAATGCCTACGATGACGCTAGCCTCCATGTTATTCGCCAAATACGCGGCTGATGAAGATTTAGGAGCGATGGCGACCGTTAGTTCCACAATTATCAGCTTCGTTACCATTCCTTTAGTTGTTATGTTAGGTCAATTTATCTTGTCTGTATCACTTTTTTAA
- a CDS encoding YqgQ family protein, whose translation MSDRNTFHLPEFLRRFQIMIYTGDPLGDWLMIEDEIRDLLTSKVIDKEEFSLAMKEIDKRKRMYADETQ comes from the coding sequence ATGAGCGATAGAAATACGTTTCATCTTCCTGAGTTTTTACGTCGTTTTCAAATCATGATTTATACCGGAGATCCGCTGGGTGATTGGTTGATGATTGAAGATGAAATCCGCGATCTACTGACATCTAAGGTCATTGATAAAGAAGAGTTTTCTCTTGCGATGAAAGAAATTGATAAGCGTAAAAGAATGTATGCTGATGAAACTCAGTGA
- a CDS encoding YitT family protein, which translates to MRTKPYQQTFMILLGTFLLAFSYYHINFQNNLSEGGFVGLSLLGKYAFDWSPSITMLALDIPVILVAMMIKGRKFLINTIVAATSFSFFYELCERFSPLVFDFSNAMLLAVLLSGISTGFGLGLVLRFGGATGGDDILSLFISKWTGMSVGTVLLIFDVLVLLLSLFFLPIPQVLYTLLAVSIAGKVVTWTYEYGTKEKQTKLAHSAA; encoded by the coding sequence ATGAGGACAAAACCATACCAACAAACCTTCATGATTTTACTGGGAACTTTTTTATTGGCCTTTAGCTATTACCACATCAACTTTCAGAATAATTTAAGTGAAGGTGGATTTGTGGGGTTATCATTACTTGGAAAATACGCTTTTGATTGGTCACCGTCTATTACGATGCTAGCATTAGACATTCCAGTCATTTTAGTTGCAATGATGATCAAGGGACGTAAGTTTTTGATTAATACCATTGTAGCAGCGACATCGTTTTCCTTTTTCTATGAACTATGTGAGCGTTTTTCGCCGCTAGTATTTGACTTTAGCAATGCCATGTTGCTCGCTGTTTTATTATCTGGAATCAGCACAGGCTTCGGTCTAGGATTGGTTCTTAGATTCGGTGGGGCAACAGGTGGAGACGATATTTTGTCTCTATTCATAAGTAAGTGGACGGGTATGTCAGTAGGTACCGTTTTATTAATATTTGACGTCCTTGTGTTATTGCTTTCGTTATTTTTCTTGCCAATACCTCAAGTCTTGTACACGCTTCTAGCAGTTTCAATCGCTGGTAAAGTGGTTACATGGACCTACGAATATGGTACAAAAGAAAAACAAACGAAGCTGGCACACAGTGCGGCGTAA
- a CDS encoding DUF418 domain-containing protein has protein sequence MNDFTQKDRIDTLDYLRGFALMGILLVNILALMKVQSAPVSSANAFIEHMLNFTVESRFFAIFSFLFGVGFYIFKSRSQAKGHKSTLLFIRRLLVLFAIGYLHQLLQPGEALFIYAIFGFVLLPFYRLSAKKNLLLSLFLLIPTSILGGKILVVFPLFLLGLAIGQYGVFRNIPDFMPKIKQWQMVSFILMIVGLFVQYVLLTKTASTDFDDSYIHALHNYSLCIVFVGLVMAVFYVTSIIRLLQQTTVQKWLAPLKYYGRMALTNYIGQTLIIIALRDLCNLSGKLGHLQTTLICLGIYALQMLASYLWLSIFTMGPLEWGWRVLTYGTFTPLIKRNSENASW, from the coding sequence ATGAACGATTTCACACAAAAAGATCGGATCGATACCCTTGATTATCTTCGTGGTTTTGCTCTGATGGGTATTCTTCTTGTTAATATCTTGGCTTTAATGAAAGTACAATCAGCCCCTGTTAGCAGTGCAAATGCTTTTATTGAGCACATGCTTAACTTCACCGTAGAATCTCGTTTTTTTGCTATTTTCTCATTTTTATTTGGAGTAGGATTTTATATTTTTAAAAGCCGCTCTCAAGCAAAAGGGCACAAAAGTACATTGCTATTTATTCGCCGGTTGCTAGTCCTATTCGCGATTGGATATCTTCATCAGCTATTGCAGCCGGGAGAAGCATTATTCATCTATGCTATTTTTGGCTTTGTATTACTGCCTTTTTATCGTTTATCGGCCAAAAAAAATCTACTGCTTTCATTATTTCTGCTTATTCCTACCTCTATTTTGGGAGGAAAGATTCTTGTTGTTTTCCCATTATTTTTGTTAGGGCTTGCTATCGGACAATACGGAGTCTTCCGAAATATTCCAGACTTTATGCCCAAGATAAAGCAATGGCAAATGGTTTCTTTCATTCTCATGATAGTCGGGCTTTTTGTTCAATATGTGCTCTTGACGAAAACAGCTTCAACTGACTTCGATGACTCCTATATTCATGCCTTACACAATTACAGCCTGTGCATTGTCTTTGTTGGACTCGTGATGGCTGTATTCTATGTAACTAGCATTATCCGCCTGCTACAGCAAACAACTGTGCAGAAATGGTTAGCTCCCTTAAAGTATTACGGTCGCATGGCTTTAACGAACTATATCGGGCAAACTCTGATCATTATTGCGTTGCGTGATTTATGTAATCTTTCAGGCAAGCTGGGCCATTTGCAAACTACGCTAATCTGTCTTGGTATTTATGCACTACAAATGCTAGCCAGCTACCTATGGTTGTCGATTTTTACCATGGGTCCACTGGAATGGGGCTGGCGTGTGTTGACGTATGGAACATTTACACCTCTGATAAAACGTAACAGCGAAAACGCATCCTGGTAG
- a CDS encoding CstA-like transporter-associated (seleno)protein: MRKKIRYWKRRLKKVRSIIKTIFGMPDYDRYLEHWYTTHGAPGIFPMTEKEFYLFALKNKYESGEVNRCC, from the coding sequence ATGCGAAAGAAAATAAGATACTGGAAACGGCGACTCAAAAAGGTGCGTTCCATCATTAAAACAATTTTTGGTATGCCCGATTATGATCGTTATCTGGAGCATTGGTATACGACACACGGAGCTCCTGGAATATTTCCGATGACAGAGAAGGAATTTTATCTTTTCGCATTAAAAAACAAATATGAAAGCGGTGAAGTGAATCGCTGCTGTTGA
- a CDS encoding MFS transporter, with translation MEKKHLFLLFSIIFLMMLGFGIIIPILPFFVTEIGATTTQLGILSASYNIMQFIFAPIWGRLSDRYGRKPFILLALFGFSASFILFGFSSSYYEMLFYRVLAGITSAAGIPTITAMVADIFPPKERAKGMGIVGAGVGLSFVFGPALGGILGDVSLSLPFFVSGGLAFITFVFTWVLLPESLPKEKRGKYLKKKPISSLGAIFSNLGLLYQIMLVTSLAFAAMETVFALYISYEFNLTSKDMGYMFLIMGLISASLQGGIGKLVKRFGESKLLATGIFFYVLGFFCVLLASTFLEFALTLCLFGLGQGMMRTTNTAMISQRTPDGQGATSGNMSAMDTMGRIAGPILAGWLFTFSHSLPFIISGILCFGLLAIYVGRVHHLPEPEPESESDAYSPASQ, from the coding sequence GTGGAAAAGAAACATCTCTTCCTTCTCTTTAGCATTATCTTTTTAATGATGCTTGGCTTTGGAATTATTATCCCTATATTGCCTTTTTTCGTTACGGAAATCGGGGCGACCACAACGCAATTGGGGATATTATCTGCCAGCTATAATATCATGCAATTTATATTTGCTCCCATCTGGGGACGCTTATCGGATCGCTATGGACGAAAGCCGTTTATCCTTTTAGCCCTATTTGGATTTTCTGCCAGCTTTATTCTATTTGGATTTTCAAGTAGCTATTACGAAATGCTGTTTTACCGTGTACTTGCTGGGATTACTTCCGCTGCGGGTATCCCAACCATCACAGCAATGGTAGCAGATATTTTTCCGCCAAAGGAACGGGCAAAAGGAATGGGGATTGTAGGAGCAGGTGTAGGTCTTAGCTTCGTATTCGGTCCCGCGCTCGGCGGTATCCTAGGAGACGTTAGCTTGTCACTGCCATTCTTCGTTTCAGGAGGTCTAGCTTTTATTACATTCGTTTTTACATGGGTTTTACTTCCAGAAAGCTTGCCCAAGGAAAAGCGCGGTAAATACCTTAAGAAAAAGCCTATCAGTTCATTGGGAGCCATTTTTAGTAACCTAGGATTATTGTATCAGATCATGCTGGTTACATCGCTTGCTTTTGCAGCGATGGAGACGGTCTTTGCTTTATACATATCATATGAATTCAATCTGACCTCCAAGGACATGGGCTATATGTTTCTTATCATGGGCTTAATCTCTGCTAGTTTACAGGGTGGGATTGGCAAATTAGTAAAACGATTTGGTGAATCAAAATTGCTGGCTACAGGAATATTCTTTTATGTTCTAGGATTCTTCTGTGTTTTACTCGCTTCTACTTTCCTAGAATTTGCACTCACCCTTTGCTTATTTGGTCTAGGTCAAGGTATGATGCGAACTACGAACACCGCCATGATTTCGCAACGTACGCCCGATGGACAGGGGGCTACATCCGGGAACATGAGCGCCATGGATACCATGGGGAGAATTGCAGGTCCCATTTTAGCTGGGTGGCTCTTTACCTTCTCACATAGCTTGCCATTTATAATCAGTGGCATACTGTGCTTCGGTCTTTTAGCGATCTATGTAGGCAGAGTGCATCACCTGCCAGAACCAGAGCCAGAATCTGAGTCGGACGCGTATTCTCCCGCCTCTCAGTAA
- a CDS encoding FUSC family protein: MVQRSMNWCARFGLTFHVCKTVLASGLSLLIASLLFGNHFAYFAPLAAVLTMQLTIADTLEKGIYRIIGVIGGVVSSIIILPYFENGILGLVLVLLVGMGTATALRLNPQIISQIGVSSVMVMTFQQMQGYSTGRILETIIGAIVAVFIQMVIRPENYVPTVQKKHAESCKQLAQTLTIMATALNNHSDGATTPTVDPASLLKWNNELEASLKHAKKSLKYNVFYRKDLNTLYYLEQQIDSVQKMLISICSILYTAQELKYLPTLRHTLDQPLLDASAAISTYGAFVANPSAEAHQELLNLLYRVQQQQSQQFITSIETAGISSLREVGCLYAEINRMIVEMEYSAHVWELSTASKDCTDERVSTNYAYRA; this comes from the coding sequence ATGGTGCAGCGCAGTATGAATTGGTGCGCTCGCTTTGGTCTCACGTTTCATGTGTGTAAAACCGTCTTAGCATCCGGCTTGTCATTGTTGATCGCCTCACTATTGTTCGGCAATCATTTTGCCTACTTTGCTCCGCTTGCTGCGGTATTAACCATGCAACTTACCATTGCAGACACTCTGGAAAAGGGAATTTATCGTATAATTGGTGTCATTGGCGGAGTTGTCTCTAGTATTATTATTCTTCCTTATTTTGAAAATGGAATTCTAGGTCTCGTCCTTGTTCTATTGGTAGGTATGGGTACCGCTACCGCTTTACGCTTAAATCCACAAATTATTTCACAAATCGGTGTTAGTTCTGTGATGGTAATGACCTTTCAACAAATGCAAGGTTATTCGACTGGCAGGATTTTAGAAACCATTATCGGAGCAATCGTGGCTGTTTTCATTCAAATGGTTATTCGACCAGAGAACTATGTTCCTACTGTTCAAAAGAAACATGCCGAATCTTGTAAGCAATTAGCACAGACATTAACAATTATGGCCACTGCATTAAATAATCACTCTGATGGTGCAACTACTCCGACTGTCGATCCTGCCTCCCTTTTAAAATGGAATAATGAGCTGGAGGCTTCATTAAAGCATGCAAAGAAAAGCCTAAAATATAATGTATTTTACCGAAAAGACCTTAATACGCTCTATTATCTGGAACAACAAATTGATTCTGTTCAAAAGATGTTGATCTCTATATGTAGTATCCTATATACTGCTCAGGAATTAAAATATCTCCCCACTCTTCGGCATACTCTTGATCAGCCTTTGCTTGATGCTAGTGCCGCCATTTCAACATATGGCGCCTTTGTTGCAAATCCGTCCGCAGAGGCCCATCAGGAGCTACTGAATCTGTTATACAGGGTACAACAACAACAATCTCAGCAGTTCATCACATCAATAGAAACTGCCGGTATCTCCTCTTTACGAGAGGTTGGCTGCCTGTACGCAGAGATAAATCGTATGATTGTTGAGATGGAATATTCTGCTCACGTATGGGAGTTATCCACAGCTTCTAAAGACTGCACTGACGAGCGAGTGTCAACGAATTACGCATACAGAGCATAG
- a CDS encoding AEC family transporter, translating into MALAPLFSSVGMMAVIIGIGAMIGRMKPVTADARQLLITIVINVAVPCIILNGIFHTQMNQQLLHHIFLIFFIAVGLSCLGMLLAFLFAVLCKVPINKRKEFSFIAGLGNTGFIGLPLCVGLFGPTGGLLAAVYDAGLDLVLWTIGVMVLKSVY; encoded by the coding sequence TTGGCCCTTGCACCATTGTTCTCATCTGTGGGTATGATGGCTGTCATTATTGGAATAGGGGCAATGATTGGTCGAATGAAACCAGTCACTGCTGATGCTCGCCAATTGTTGATTACCATTGTTATCAATGTAGCCGTTCCATGCATCATTCTCAACGGAATTTTTCACACACAGATGAACCAGCAACTCTTGCATCATATTTTTCTCATCTTTTTTATTGCTGTTGGTCTAAGCTGTCTTGGAATGCTTCTTGCTTTTTTATTTGCAGTCCTATGTAAGGTGCCGATCAATAAGCGAAAAGAATTTTCCTTTATTGCTGGACTGGGCAATACCGGATTTATCGGGCTTCCTTTGTGTGTCGGGCTGTTCGGACCGACAGGGGGACTGCTTGCGGCAGTCTACGATGCTGGGCTTGATCTGGTGCTCTGGACAATCGGTGTTATGGTTTTGAAGTCGGTTTATTAA
- a CDS encoding inositol monophosphatase family protein, whose protein sequence is MGWVAISLQPNELEQWKELAITCAKTAGKLSLEKMNQPYTVNYKTSASDLVTAVDEEVEQMVIDMILKQYPEHGILGEENRFQGMAPSEYDTLWIIDPIDGTTNFVHQQINFSVSIAVYHKGEAIVGVVYDPSRDELFYATKGGGAYLNDRQLRIHRQVKLEEALLCTSVFWHKRAEQIGIDVIFKELAGKVRGMRLLGSAALELSYVAAGRLDGYVSLQLNPWDFGAGKLIIQEAGGTATTMEGKELPYDAKSSVMGCNPTFYEELQQFIRSNMNLIRSAQDAKDHT, encoded by the coding sequence ATGGGTTGGGTGGCGATATCTTTGCAACCGAATGAACTGGAACAGTGGAAAGAATTGGCGATCACATGCGCCAAAACAGCCGGTAAGCTAAGTTTGGAGAAAATGAATCAGCCCTATACAGTCAACTATAAAACCTCTGCCTCTGACTTAGTCACAGCTGTAGATGAAGAAGTAGAGCAGATGGTTATTGATATGATTCTTAAGCAATATCCTGAGCATGGCATTTTGGGTGAGGAAAATCGGTTTCAGGGTATGGCCCCTTCTGAATATGATACCCTGTGGATCATTGACCCTATTGATGGAACAACTAATTTTGTTCATCAGCAAATTAATTTTTCGGTTTCAATCGCCGTGTATCACAAAGGGGAAGCAATTGTTGGTGTTGTCTATGACCCATCACGTGATGAGCTGTTTTATGCAACTAAAGGTGGAGGAGCTTATTTAAACGATCGACAGCTACGTATTCACCGTCAAGTAAAATTAGAGGAAGCCTTACTTTGTACAAGTGTGTTTTGGCATAAACGCGCTGAGCAGATAGGCATCGATGTTATTTTCAAAGAGTTAGCGGGGAAAGTTCGCGGTATGCGCTTGTTAGGAAGCGCGGCCTTGGAGCTATCTTACGTAGCAGCAGGACGACTGGATGGTTACGTCAGCTTGCAATTAAACCCATGGGATTTTGGAGCAGGCAAGCTTATTATTCAGGAAGCGGGCGGTACTGCTACCACAATGGAAGGCAAGGAACTTCCATACGATGCTAAAAGCAGTGTAATGGGATGTAATCCGACGTTTTATGAGGAGTTACAACAGTTTATTCGTAGTAACATGAACCTGATTCGTTCCGCGCAAGATGCAAAAGATCATACATAG
- a CDS encoding ABC transporter ATP-binding protein: protein MVRLHTQQLNIGYNDNLIVEDLNISLPDGKIIALVGANGSGKSTILKTMARLLKPKKGGVFLDGKSIHQQDTRKVAKDLAILPQNPVAPDGLTVEELVSYGRFPHQKGMGSMTPEDKNIVQWALEVTGINEFATRGVDQLSGGQRQRAWIAMALAQQTDILFLDEPTTFLDMAHQLEVLQLLAKLNTEEKRTIVMVVHDLNHATRYADHVIAIKKGKVMAQGTPAEVMTHQMLWDVFGIEADIIPDPRSGVPLCIPYGLASGSVSGKPKKDSVILDSNEENATLAVAR from the coding sequence ATGGTTCGCTTACATACACAACAGTTAAACATTGGCTATAATGATAATCTCATTGTGGAAGACTTAAACATATCATTACCTGATGGAAAAATCATTGCTCTGGTCGGTGCAAATGGATCAGGTAAGTCTACCATTCTAAAAACGATGGCACGTCTTTTGAAACCGAAAAAAGGTGGAGTCTTCTTGGATGGTAAATCCATTCACCAACAGGATACTCGCAAAGTAGCCAAGGATTTAGCTATTCTGCCGCAAAATCCAGTAGCTCCGGATGGACTTACTGTAGAAGAATTGGTTTCTTATGGACGCTTCCCTCATCAAAAGGGTATGGGGAGCATGACGCCAGAGGATAAAAACATTGTACAATGGGCACTGGAAGTTACCGGTATCAATGAGTTTGCTACAAGAGGAGTCGACCAATTGTCAGGTGGTCAGCGTCAACGTGCATGGATTGCAATGGCGTTAGCCCAGCAGACGGATATTTTGTTCTTGGACGAACCAACGACGTTCCTTGACATGGCTCACCAATTAGAAGTGTTACAGCTCCTAGCTAAGTTAAATACAGAAGAGAAGCGTACGATTGTTATGGTTGTTCACGATCTAAACCATGCTACTCGTTATGCCGATCATGTTATCGCTATTAAAAAAGGGAAAGTAATGGCTCAAGGGACCCCTGCTGAGGTCATGACGCATCAAATGCTGTGGGATGTATTTGGCATTGAGGCTGACATTATTCCAGACCCTCGCAGCGGTGTTCCTCTATGCATTCCATACGGATTGGCTTCAGGAAGTGTTTCTGGTAAACCAAAGAAAGATAGTGTCATTTTAGATTCAAATGAAGAGAACGCGACCTTGGCTGTAGCGCGTTAG
- a CDS encoding stalk domain-containing protein: protein MLRKTTAVAVMGLTLVGSAIPGMAQATVKPVSTSLMINQQKVIKHSPLISVNQRTMINLQELRNITGGQLTEKAGTYQLKVQQKSLIFQTGKSTVTVNGKEQKVEQGAVLYQGKVYVPLRWTMESLSAQVKWDGKTDEIQVTNLPVVQGEKPASTFQTLTEEQLSAEEKAFIESVKGERGVHQQGDLYVIAYGEAPNPGYGLVVDHTEQSWEMLKVYVKQTKPEANKMYPMVISYPYVAGKISTPPYTTVTFYDVDTGNVLFEGDKNTPQKGK, encoded by the coding sequence ATGTTACGAAAAACGACAGCAGTAGCCGTAATGGGGCTTACACTTGTAGGCTCAGCTATACCAGGCATGGCTCAAGCAACAGTAAAACCGGTGTCCACTTCTCTTATGATAAATCAACAGAAGGTAATCAAACACTCACCATTGATTAGTGTTAACCAACGGACAATGATTAACCTACAGGAATTACGTAATATAACAGGCGGTCAGCTCACAGAAAAAGCAGGAACCTATCAATTGAAGGTTCAACAGAAATCTCTGATATTTCAGACAGGTAAATCTACTGTAACGGTGAATGGAAAAGAACAAAAGGTAGAGCAGGGAGCTGTGCTTTATCAGGGCAAGGTGTATGTGCCCCTGCGCTGGACAATGGAATCCTTATCCGCACAAGTAAAGTGGGATGGTAAAACGGATGAAATTCAGGTTACAAATCTACCCGTGGTTCAGGGAGAGAAGCCTGCTTCTACCTTCCAAACACTGACAGAAGAGCAATTAAGCGCGGAGGAGAAAGCTTTTATCGAAAGCGTTAAAGGAGAACGCGGGGTTCATCAACAGGGTGATTTATATGTGATTGCCTATGGAGAAGCTCCTAATCCTGGGTATGGCTTAGTTGTGGATCATACGGAACAAAGCTGGGAAATGCTAAAAGTATATGTAAAACAGACCAAGCCAGAGGCAAATAAAATGTATCCGATGGTCATTAGCTACCCTTATGTCGCGGGTAAGATCAGTACGCCACCTTATACAACGGTCACCTTCTATGATGTAGATACGGGCAACGTGCTATTTGAAGGGGATAAGAACACACCTCAGAAAGGGAAGTAA